The Nitrospira sp. SG-bin1 DNA window CTCACCAAGAAAATAGAGGAAGTCTGGAGCCGGGTCCGTGAAGGCGGACTTCGTGATGCGGCCGGGAGTACTTGAATAGGAAACGGATGAGTTGTATGGTAAAGATCATGCTTCAGGGTTGTCCTGCCAGATGGTCGATAGGACTGAGTCTCGCGATTGCCTTGAGTGTGGGCTGGTCGCTCTCCCATGCCGGCACGACCAAAGAGCAACCTGCCGCCCTTGGTCCCGCCACGTCCGACACAATGTCGATTCCCCACGCAACGGAAGCGATTGCGGGGCCGATGCTCCCCGCGGCTGTGCCGGTGGAGCAGGGATTGGTGTTGCGGACCATGCCGACCGTGTCGAAGCCGATTTCAGTGGGAGGGACGACGCTCGTTCCCTATATCGGAGCAGGGTTCGGCGGCGGCTATGCGACGGACCTTGATCGTTCGCTCAATGCAGGGCAATCCGTAGTTTCCGGCTCCTTCAATGGTGGGCTGAAGAATTTGTTCGGGCCACAGCTGATTCCGAACGAAGTCCAGCTGGGCGTCCGTTTCCCCTTTTGATCTCGTCTCATACCGACCATTCCGCCCGACGTGTCTACGCCAATTTCTTTGCAAGGCTATGAAGATTGGAGAGTGCAGTGAACCAAGGCTATCGTTTGTTGCTGGTCGATAAAGACGGTGTGCTCGTCAGTGAATTCCAATTGACGGAGAGTGCCCTGGCTCAGCCGGAAGCCTTTGTCGCAGGTCTGCAAGATGCGATCGAGTCTGTCGAAGAAGAAGAGCCTTGAGGGGAGCGAGCAAAGTATTGGGGATCGCGACATGGGTAGGAGACTTCCTACCCATGTCGACTCATGCACGGTTATTTGCCGACCTTGAGCAGCCACCCATCAGCCTTATCGCAGTCGTTCGGCCCTTTGGCGTAAATGTCGACGCGGATGAAGCTGCCGCTTATGCCGACGGGTAGTTTGCCCTTCACCAGAAACCCGTTATTGATGGTGGTGACGGTAACCGGCACCTTTTCTTCCTTGATCTTCACGGTAATACGCTGGGGATTAGCGGTTTTTGATGCAAGAAACGAAAATTCCGATTTCGGCGCCACTTCCACATTATTCTTATCCTGTGAGAAGGGGGCCGGTGTAAAGGCCGAAAAAATCACGTCGGTACAGGCGTCATAGCCGCTACTGATATTGGGACTTGCGTCATAGGCCCAAGCTTGGCCTCCGATACCCCAGAGACCTACTGCAAGAACAAGCCGTAGAAGATTTCGCAGACTCACGGTTATGCCTCTCTATAATGGTGGTTGACGGTTAGGCCAGCAGGGACAACGCGGCGATATTTTGTACGCCTGAACAAGAAAAAACAACCCCCCTACCGACCAGTTTTGGTAAACCGATGCACTCGGTCTGTTGTTCTTTGAAGACCGAGGCTACGTCGTGACCAACAGTCTCTCAGGCCTCACCTTAAAATAGGCGCAATTGTAGCTGTACGAACGAGGGGGTTGCTTAGATCCACGCAGCAGCGTACAAGCTGCCCGCCAGACAGGTGCCGGCGCAGTGAATCCGCAGAGTCCGTTCAATGCCGCGCAACGACCAGGCTATTCGACAGCTCATTGTCCTCAAAAAGCTCGAATCGTCACGGCATGGTCTCACCCTGGAACAACTCGCTGAAGGCCTTGATCCCTCGTCCATCCGCCATCCACGGACTCTCCGTCGGGATCTGGACGCTATCGAATCGGCTGGTTATCCGCTGTTGACTGAACGGGTCGATGGGCGGACACGGTGGAAACTGCTCGACGGAGTGCGGCAAGCGCCCGCGTTACGCCTGTCGCCCACCGAGCTGATGGCCCTCACCCTGAGTCGCCGACTCATTGCTCCGCTCGAAGGCACTGTGGTCCATACCTCTCTCCAGTCGGCTTTGGGCAAGGCGTCCGCGGCGTTGCCGCCGGAGGGGTTGGCGCTGGTCCAGCAACTTGAAGACACGTTTTCCGTCGGACTCGGCCCGCACAAACGCTACAAACATCACCGTGACATCGTCGAGCGCGTCACCCGTGCCATTGCCGACAAGAAGCGTATCCAGATGCGTTACGATTCCGCCTCGCGAGGACGCGTGACTAGACGGGAAGTCGATCCCTACCGCCTCTGGTATGCCTCCGGCGGACTGTATCTCATCGGCTATTGTCATTTGCGAAAAGAGCCGTGCATGTTCGCTGTCGAGCGCATCAAATCCGTCACACCCACCGACTCGCCGTATCAGATTCCGCTGCACTTCGACTTCGATGCCTTTGTCGAGGACTCGCTCACCGTCATGCGCGGGCCCCGTGTCGAAGTTGAGTTGGAACTCGATAAACCGACGGCGGCCTGGGCGAAAGATCGTGTCTGGCACCCGAGTCAACAGCTCGCACGGCTGCCGGGCGGCAGATTGCGCATGGCCGTGACCGTCGCCGACAGCCGCGAGCTCGTCGGCTGGATCCTTAGTTTTGGGAGCGGCATACGGGTCATTCGCCCCAACACTCTGCGAGCGGCTGTTGTGGAAGAGGCCGGCTCCATCCTCCGAAGGAACTCCGGCTCAACGCTATGAGAACGATGAGCGTCATGCGGGCGGATGAAGACGCACACCCGGAATCTTTCTGAAGTGGGTGTCCAAACTGTACACATGGCAGTTATGCTCGATTGCCAAGGCCGCGATGATCAGATCCGACAGCGGCAAGGTCACGCCTCTGCGAAGCAGCTGTGCCGAAACGTCACCAGCCCGTGACCAAGTGGACTGAGTCACTTCACGGTATGGCAAGGCCAGCAAGGCATCAGAAAGGGTATCCCGTTCGGATGATGTGCGGCAACCCTGGAGTAATTCAGCCAGTACCACTCCGACAAGGACGACCTCGTCGGCGTCAATGAGTAGGTCGAGCGCGGCTTTTTCAGGCGAATCAGGCCGGTTAAAGAATGGAATCCAGACGGACGTATCAGCGATGACCATGTCGGCGGCGTTTCAGGGAGACTTGACGGCGGATCTCGTTCTGTTCCAGTTTTTTCCAATCCAGGTCGAGATGGATCTTGCCGCTCAAGGACTTGAGCCTATCCAGTTTTTTTCGCCGAATCAATTCCGAGGCCGCCTGATGGATCGCATCCGTCTTGGTTTTGGCTGAGGTCACGTCCATGAGTTCCCGAATGAGTTTCTCATTGAGATCCAAAGTCGTACGCATGCATCACCACTCCCTGATATGCCGGTATCGTATGCATCGAGTAGGCAGATGTCAATCGTTCCGTCTGGAAATTTCGGCCTTGGTCGGACCCGATGGGGCGGCACAGAGGCATTAGCAGAGACCTTGGATGTCACGACCGGCTCGGAACAGGAACCGCTACGACGGTCGAAACCCTCTATCCGAGCCGAGGAACACGCGCGACAAGGAAATGTTCCAGGACGGGACCTCCGATGTCACAGTCGTTGCGTATCATGGCCGCAGCCGATGAATGTACCTCATATGGAGGTGTCCATGAGATACAGTCTGCCGATTGGGACGATGCTGTGCATGCGGGTCGCGGTGAGTGATGCCGATCCGGGCTTCGACCCGCGCTACGAGCGGGACTACAACATCTTCCATCCTATGAACAAGTATGCGTCGGACAATCCGCTCAATCCGGCGAACAAGTACGACCTGAACAGCCCCTTCAATCCGGTGAATAAGTATGATCCCGGCAATCCGGCGAACCCGATCAATCATAACAACTCGAACAATCCCTTCAATCCGGTGAATCGCTATCATCCGGACAATCCATTGAATCCGGCGAACGAATACAAATCCGGTGTGCCGTTCGCGCCGTTGGAGGGTCCGTCACGAAGCCACAAACGTCGATGATTGTCAGGGCAACACAATCAACCCGAGTCTACGGAAGTCGTCATCAAAGGTGAGGCAGGGGGCATGATCGAGCAGAGTCGTCACGACGACGAAGGAAATGGCGTCGCAGAACGACAAACGATGATCGCGAGCGTACGTGCGAAACATCTGTTCGGCCTCCTCCCTCACGCGGTCGCCGTAGGCGACGAGATGAAGCCCGGGCTTCACATCCGTGAGAAAGGCGAGGGTCGCCCGATAGCTGCGCCGGTACCGCAGCAAGGTCACCGTTTCGCTGATGATATCCCAGGTGGTGCACCACGTCGCGCCGATGGAGGCCGAGTCCGTAACCAGCGCGCGGGCACGTGCATGGTTGGTGTCGTTCGGATCAAGGCAGGCATAGAAGAATGACGTGTCGCAAAACACCAAATTGGGGAAGGCCATCAGCGGATTGCGCCACGCTTTCCATAGAGATGGGTTTTCACGTGGGAGGAGATCGGACGCTTTCGACCGCGCGGCTTCGGCAGCCCTGTCATCAGGCGAAGCAGCGCCTGAGCGGCGGCTCCCCGCTCCGGTTCAGGTTGCACAGCGCGAAGCTCCGCGACGACCTCGTCGTGAACCGTAATCTCCACACGGGCGCCCGCATCTCGCCGAACCTTGCGGACCAACGCCGGCAACTGCTTGCGCGCTTCACTGATCGAGAGTTTCATGAGGGCCTCCGACTGAACATGCTTGAAATGTACAGCCATGTACAATTCATGTCAATGCGAGAGTAGGCCCGACGTGCCGTGTGGGCCTTTGAATGGGAGGAGCAGGAGAATAGGCGAGTGAGTGATAGCTATGACCGGGAGCAAAACGGCAAATGACGAATGCGAAGCGATACTTCGCCCATGTGCGCCGGAACGAGGACGGGTCGTGTGCGATTCACCGTCTTGAAGACCATGTGCGCGTGGTGGGTGGAATGACGCAATGTGCGATTGCAAGACGCGACCCCGTGCAGGAGAAGTATAGGGAAGAGAAGGTGATGAGTGTTTACGGATGGACGGTTATCAAAGAAGTAAGTTTTTTAGTTTACGCGCGAGAGGGTTCTTATGCCGACGATTGATTTGTCTTTTAGAGTGATGGGGACCCGAATCGCTGTGGATCATGGGTATGCACTGTACGCGGCGATCAGTCGGGTCGTCCCGCAGATTCATGACGCGAAGGAGATTGGCGTGCATCCTGTGCGCGGGCGGTTCGATGGCAATGGGCACTTGTTATTGAGCGCATCATCCCGACTCGTCCTTCGCTTGCCCGATACGCAGATCGGTCCATATCTAAAACTCTCCGGAAAGGGGTTGGAGATCGATGGGCAGCGGGTGCGCGTCGGGGTGCCCCAAACCAGAAGGCTACGACCCGCTGCAGCGTTATATGCGCGGCTCGCGACCATCAAGGGATTCATGGAGCCGGGAGAGTTTCTGGATGCGGCAAAACGGCAGATCGAAACAATGGGCGCGACGGCCACGCTCGAACTTGGAGAACGGCGGACATTTCGGGTGAAAGACAAGCAGGTGGTGGGGTTTGAAATGGTGGCGACCGGACTCGATGCTGAATCGTCGATCAAACTTCAGGAGATCGGCATCGGCGGCAGGCGGCGGATGGGCTGCGGGGTGTTTGTGCCATTTTGGAGGTAGTCGTGCTCGAAAAGATTCTGGCAAAGAGCCCCGTGGGTAGCCGAGAGATCACGCTCTCTGAGCATGTAGCTACGGTCCGAGATGCTGTTGTGTATCTGTTTGGTTCTACAGAGCAACCGACGAGGCTCGGACGAGAATGGGTCCGCTTCTTCAGACTTCAGCCATCACAATTTCAAGAATTTCTTCTTAACTTGAAGCTTGCGGCAATCTTCCATGATCTAGGTAAAGCGAACGATGGATTTCAGAAAGCAATTCGAAGGGTGGGAACGCAGGCGATACGTCACGAGCATCTGTCGGCGTTGTTGCTTTACTCAGATCCAATGAGAACGTGGCTGTCAGATCGCAGAAGCTTAGGAGTGGATGTTGAGATTGTCATTGCTGCAGTCCTTTCGCACCACTTGAAAGCGAACGATGCTGATTTTGGAAAGCGTCTTGAACCTGGTCTTGAGTCGTTTCATGTGTCCACGTTGGCTCCTGAGTTTGGGGATTGCCTGCGGATGGCATCGGAGATGCTTGGCGCGGAAATTCCAGACCTATCAGGCTTGGATAAGAATTGGTCATTTGAGGCGGATATTGACCCGCATAAAGGAAGGCAAGGAAACTTTAGCCGAGCGATGCATAGCTTCAAGAAGGTCTTAGTGCAGAACGAGAATCGGCGGCGGCTTCTTGTTTCGGTGAAGGCGGGGTTGCTCGCTGCGGACTCCGCAGGCTCAGCACTAGTGCGGGAGGACAAATCCCTGAGAGATTGGATTTCTTCCTGCTTCGCGAGTGCCCCGCTGACATCGGACTGGATTGATGAAAATGTCATTGCGCCGAGAATAAGCGAGATCGAGAGAAAAACGGGGCATGCATTCAAGTGGCATGATTTCCAAAGTGCTGCTGACGACTTAAGGGAACGTGCGCTGCTGCTATCGGGTTGCGGTACAGGGAAAACGTTAGCTGCTTGGCGATGGATAAGAAGCCAGCTCGATCAGCGACCAGCTTCACGTGTTCTTTTTCTTTACCCGACTCGGGGAACGGCCACGGAAGGATTTCGAGACTATGTGTCCTGGGCTGGTGGCCAAGATGCGGCGTTGCTGCATGGAACAGCCGCATATGACCTCTCGGGGATCTTTGAGAATCCAAGCGATCCGCGACATGGTGGGGACTACCATGTGGCAGAGCGATTATTCGCTCTGGGGTATTGGCCGAAACGCGTCTTCAGCGCCACTGTGGATAGCTTCTTGGCTTTCATGCGGAATCAATATACGTCGCTGTGTCTCTTGCCTGTGCTGGCTGACAGCGTAGTGGTCATAGACGAAGTTCACAGTTTTGACAAAAGCATGTTCGGTGCCCTCGAAGGATTTCTGAAGTTTTTCGATATTCCGGTGCTCTGTATGACGGCCAGCTTGCCTGCAGACCGCCTTGAAATACTGCGGGGCAGTTGTGGGCTGGAAGTGTTTCCGCGAACAAGGGAAGCATTTGAGGATTTGAGAAAGCAGGCGGAGGCGCCCCGTTATCGCCTGGAGACTGTTACCCAAGAAAAAGCGGGCCAATTAGCACTTGGGGCCTACCGAGACAGCAAGAAGGTGCTCTGGGTCACGAATTCAGTTAAACGGTGCCAACAGAGAGCTTTAGATCTGAGGTCTGTCTTAGGTCAAGGTGTCAACCTGTTCTGCTATCACAGTCGCTTTCGTCTTTGTGACAGGAGGAACCAACATGAAGAGGTTGTCCAAGGGTTTAGACGAGAGATCGCGAAACCAATCATTGCCGTGACCACCCAAGTCTGTGAAATGAGTCTGGACCTCGATGCCGATGTGCTGATCACGGAAGTCGCGCCGGTGCCGTCGCTGATTCAGCGCATGGGTCGCTGTTGCCGAGAACCTATTCCAAGCTCAGATCGGGTGGGAAAGGTTTTCGTCTACGCGCCAGTCGATCACAAGCCCTACGAAAAGCACGAAATGACTGAAGGAACTGCCTTTGTCGAAGCATTGGTCAGGCAACAGCGCCTAATCGCGCACGGTGACCTCGGTGACTACCTGAGCAATATGGATGTGTGCGATCCCTTTATCGAAGGAGGATACAACGGATTTCTACAAGGTGGCCCATATGCAATGAGTTCAGAAGAAGCGTTTCGAGAGGGTGAGGATTTCGCTGCCGATTGTGTGCTTGATATTGATATCGATATCGACAAGTTTCTTCTGGCGAGACGAACCAATGATTCTAAGACCGAAGGCTTGGTCGTACCTGTGCCGAAACGCTTCACGAAAGAAAATGTGAGGCTGGGACGGTATTTGAGGGAGGCCTCGGCTGCACAGTACGACCCGCGGTTCGGTTTCCTGGAGCTGGAGGAGGTGGCAAGTGTCAGAGCGGACGATTGAACTGATCTATGATCCCTTTGCCCTCACAACTGCACAGCACAGAGCAGGACTCGCTGGTTTACTTGTCCTTGTTGAGTCGTTGCGCAAGCGAAAGATGAAACCGGTTCCTGAAATACACACCAACGAAAATCAGACGATCTCGGTGCGAATCACCGAGGATTCTCTAACTGTGCTGTTTAACGAACTCTACGATGCCATATGGGACGAGCGTAAGAGTGATAGTAAGCCGCAAGCAAAGACGGTTCGCAATGTAAAGATTGTTGAGGAGGACGCTGCCGCTGATAACACAAACGGACGCAAGAGAAGGAAAAAGCAGTTCGTGTATGAAACGATTGCTCCCAAAGCGAAGTTTTTGGAGGTTCTTGGGCTGACCGCGCCTTGGATCAAGCTGTGGCGGGAAGCAATCTTTGGAAGCATACGGAGCAGAGATAAACAGCGACAAGATTACAAGGACCGAGCTCAAGGGAAACCTGCATCAAGTGT harbors:
- a CDS encoding transcriptional regulator yields the protein MPRNDQAIRQLIVLKKLESSRHGLTLEQLAEGLDPSSIRHPRTLRRDLDAIESAGYPLLTERVDGRTRWKLLDGVRQAPALRLSPTELMALTLSRRLIAPLEGTVVHTSLQSALGKASAALPPEGLALVQQLEDTFSVGLGPHKRYKHHRDIVERVTRAIADKKRIQMRYDSASRGRVTRREVDPYRLWYASGGLYLIGYCHLRKEPCMFAVERIKSVTPTDSPYQIPLHFDFDAFVEDSLTVMRGPRVEVELELDKPTAAWAKDRVWHPSQQLARLPGGRLRMAVTVADSRELVGWILSFGSGIRVIRPNTLRAAVVEEAGSILRRNSGSTL